ACGTCATCAGCGTCCGGCCGCCGGCGTCCGACACGAACGCGAACGCCGACGTGGTCCGCTCCGCCGGTGGGAGGGAGTCGGACAGGATCACGTCAAGGCGGTGTGCCACCGGGATCCAGGGCACCGTCCACGTCGACACCACAACAGTCATCGGCCCACTGTGGTGGCGACGGGAAAGGCCTGTCAAAACGGCTCAGACACCCCGGCGCAGGGCCCGGTTGCCCAGGTAGAGGCCGATCGCGGCGATGGCGCAGGCGGTGGCGGTGCCGTACAGGATGGAGGGGTCGGTCAGGTTCCCCGCGAACAGCGCCCGCTGCGCGTCCACGATGTAGGTGACCGGGTTGACCTGGCCGAGCGCCCGCAGCCACCCCGGCGCGGTCTCCAGCGGGAGCAGCACCCCCGAGAGCAGCAGCAGCGGGAACATGATCGACTGGCTGACGACGTAGAACAGGGTGCCGCCCGGAGCCGACTTGATGGCCAGCACGAACGACAGCGCCCCCAGCCCCACGCTGAAGACCAGGAGCTGCGCCAGCGCTCCCAGGACGCCCGCCAGGTGCAGCTCGAAGCCCAGCGGCAGGGCCAGCGT
The nucleotide sequence above comes from Nonomuraea gerenzanensis. Encoded proteins:
- a CDS encoding ABC transporter permease gives rise to the protein MTTFLRDTTTVFSREFKPSLRNPAGLLFDMGQPLLFLFLFGSLLDGAVGSSWQWFVPGILVMMCLTGPMSAGYTLLVELIGGAMERLMVTPLNRTAMLVGKSVKAMLTLLVQAVLIITLALPLGFELHLAGVLGALAQLLVFSVGLGALSFVLAIKSAPGGTLFYVVSQSIMFPLLLLSGVLLPLETAPGWLRALGQVNPVTYIVDAQRALFAGNLTDPSILYGTATACAIAAIGLYLGNRALRRGV